A stretch of DNA from Bacillus sp. NP157:
CGGCGGCATCTACAACTTCGTGACCAAGCGCGGCGATTGCCGCGGCGTGGAATCGAAGATCAGCTGGACCCAGGTGGAAACCGGTTCGGCGATCACGTGGAAGTATCCCAGCTGCGTGTTGCGCGGCGATCGCTCGGTCGGCGAGTTCTACTCGGTCGCCCTGACGCATCACCGCCAGCAGGCCGACACCGGCACCAAGATGATCCACATCGGCAAGGGCACCAAGTCGAAGATCGTCGCCAAGGGCATCAGCGCCGGCCGTAGCTCGAACAGCTACCGCGGCCTGGTGAAGATCGAGAAGGGTGCCGACGGCGCGCGCAACTACACCCAGTGCGATTCGCTGCTGATCGGCAAGAAGTGCGGCGCGCACACCTTCCCGTACATGGAAGTGAAGAACCCAGGTGCCATTGTCGAGCACGAGGCGACCACCTCGAAGATTTCCGACGACCAGCTGTTCTACTGCCTGTCGCGCGGCATCGGCGAGGAAGACGCCGTGTCGATGATCGTCGACGGCTTCTGCAAGCAGGTGTTCCGCGAGCTGCCGATGGAGTTCGCCGTGGAAGCCAAGAAGCTGCTGGAAGTGTCGCTCGAAGGCGCGGTGGGCTAAGCGATGGGTATCGCGGGATCCGCCCCGGGCCTTTCCGACCTGCGCGCGCTGCTCGCCGCGCTGGATCCGGAGCTCGACCCGGTGCCGAAGCGTTTTATCCATGTGTCGCACGAGCGTGCACGCGAGCGCATGCTCGATGCACTGATGATGTTCCGCGAGGCCGAAGGCAGCACCCTGATCGTCGACGTGGTCGAGGACGATGCCGGCGGCGATCGCATGCTGTGGGCGCAGATCACGTTGCGCGTGCAGTCCAGCCTTACCGCGGTCGGCATGATGGCCGCCGTTTCCGCCGCGCTCGCAAAGCGCGGCATTCCCTGCAACCCGGTTTCCGCGTTCCTGCACGATCATCTCTTCGTGCCGTGGGACCGCCGCGACGAAGCGCTCGACGCGCTCTCGCACCTGACGCCCTGATGGACAGCACCGCCATGCACATGCTCACGATCGACAACCTCCATGCCCGCGTTGAAGGCAAGGAGATCCTTAAAGGCCTTTCGCTTGCCGTGAAGCCCGGCGAAGTGCACGCCATCATGGGGCCGAACGGCGCGGGCAAGTCCACGCTGGGCAACGTGCTCTCCGGGCGCGACGGCTACGAGGTCAGCGAAGGTTCGGTGACCTTCGACGGCCGCGACCTGCTGGCGCTGGAGCCGGAAGAGCGCGCCGCCATCG
This window harbors:
- a CDS encoding ACT domain-containing protein codes for the protein MGIAGSAPGLSDLRALLAALDPELDPVPKRFIHVSHERARERMLDALMMFREAEGSTLIVDVVEDDAGGDRMLWAQITLRVQSSLTAVGMMAAVSAALAKRGIPCNPVSAFLHDHLFVPWDRRDEALDALSHLTP